The nucleotide sequence gaaaaacacatttattttagcATCATCCAGACAACAATGgaaaagtgtgtgagtgttatTTCTGCTGACACGCTTAAGTTAATAATACTGCTCACAGGTTGGTTGATAGTGGGCTGCGTCATACGGAGAGTGCGGCTCCTGGTAGTACAGCTCTGATGCCTGAGAAGGATGTGGCGCCCGCAGAATGAACTGACCATGTTTGGGTATGGAGGCACCGCCATCTGCTCGCCCGACTGCGGTCAGCggagacgccgccgccgagtGGCTCACTGGAGTCCTGGGAGGAGAGATGGCCTTCCtgagacacaaaacagcaacacacagaatgaatgaaatgacaaaGAGAGGACAAAATGTGACCCAACTGAAGAAAATTCTAATATAATACAGTTTGTACTGTGGCCACTGTGAATATCGTGGAACAGGACAAGCTAACCTGcatgcaaaacacattttgtaataGCCTGTCTACGTACTGCTTGTACTTTCCTAAACTTGAGGACACACACTGATCAGATAAGAGCGGGGAATGGTCTTACTGCTCTGTTGACCCCGCGGTGGTTCTGTTACATCCCGACAGCCCGTTGGAGCCGTTCACCCCGCTGTTTCCATTTGGCACGGCCCTCTTCATGTCCTCCAGCATGTCGGCCCCTCTGGAGATGAGCTGGGGGTGAGTCAGGCCAGGAACTCCGTCTTTCATGGAGGCCGTGCTCTCCCCTGTCCCTTTGGGAACCGGACCCGACGCGTCGGTATGGATGCTGCCCTCCATGTTGAAGGTTTTATTCATAACGCCGGGGGCTAAGGGGAATGTACGCCCTgcgctgctgctcttcttgTTCCTCAGTCTAAACCTGTtgacagacggagacagactTGCTCGGACTACAATAtcttacagaaaaaaacattcttctaAGACCATCAAACATCTTTCCTGTATGCTGTTTTTGTTATGAATCATAAAATACTTAATTACTTTAATGATAAAACAGGGAGGCttgaaatgaatatttaatcAACTAACAGGGCAAAATGTTTCCATCAGAGGCATTTTTATGATCACGAATGCTGTGAAAAGGGGAATTTATGTGAGTCTTCACTCACTTCTCCAActcgtcctgtgtgtgtgcaaatgtaCAGTTGGTTCCTCGTGGACAGCCTCCCTGCTGACGGAGATCTCGGCACATGCTGGTCTTGTActtgctgttggcctgaggctGCGAAACGCACGAGCACAACGCACAGTCACTGTGGAGCTGAACTAACTCGCATACATCTTCGATATATCTTGCTCAGCAAAACATATCTGGAGATCAGAAGAAGTAGGATAACAGACGGAGGGAGCCTTCTGCTCTTCCCGCATTTCAGAGCTTTTCCAACACAAAGACTAAATTCTGTCTCGACGCATTTGTCTGTGTTGTTAGAGATCAGAATGAATCCTCACAGATGCGTTTTTACAGCTATATTAATGGTTGTGTAACCATTAAATAATTCATTGTAAGTTGCAGAGCACACAACAAAAAATACGCTGTAAAAGACCATAAATCATTTTGCTTCACGTCCTTCTACCTACATCAGATTGGAATAGATTCAGTTTCATCAATTAGcttcaaatgtatgtttttggaccgtgggaggaaaaaaaaaacccctgtgCATACACAGAGAGAACTCCACAGCTTATCTAGATCTAAACAGGGACTTCTTACTACAAGTGCTTATCGCTATACCACATTACATATCACATTACAGCCCTCATTATCTCTAAGAGGTAAAACGATTCATGATCCATCCACCTCTGTACCTGTGGGGTGTCGTGATTCTTCTTACTGAAGTTCTGTATGAACTCCACCAGTCCGTGAACCACCAGCTTAACGGCAAGCATCacgctctccagctcctcccagGATGGTGTAGGAACATCTGTAGAAATACCAAACACATGCAAAACTTTTAATGGACTTTCTTATTATTCGAAAGTTTAGAAAAAGACATTCAGTCAGAGGCAAACATGAAGAATTTGTACAAGAATGCAAATGACATATAATAAAGGCAAACGGTaggataaaagacaaaaaagattATCAATTAAAATCACGTCAGTAGCTCCTAGACACTCCTATTATGACTGGCATTCTTAAATACAGTGTTTCTCAGTCTGGGATCTGGAAAGTACAGTTCCCAGGAGCACAGCGAGGTTTTATCTGGTTAGAGGTTTGAGGTTAAATCTACACCCGTAATAAGTAGGTCAATGTCTGATCCAAATATTACAACAAAGCATCTTTTATTTGATGTAGATCTTCTCTTAAAAGACCTGACTGTTAATCTTCCAGTGTCTTTAAGTCAAAAGTGTAAGATGATTCCCATCACGAGTCATTTTTCTTGGTCAGACTGATGATCTTATTACATCTTTTTCAtccttgttttctgttttttgctttCCTCTACATGTGATAAAGTGACAAAGGCATAATGCACCCTATTCAAACATGTTCAGTTGCTggttttactaaaaaaaaaaaaaaaagggtttattGCTTTGAATTTCATGAATGGCAAAGAAATCCCAGTTTGATGATGATAACAGATCAGATGAAGAAGCACTCATTTTCTATAGTTTGTACAAGACTACTGGAGACGGAGGGTGTTGAAAATGTGGACAAACTGTCCAGAAGAGAGATCACTTCAGCCAGTTTAATAAATGACTTTGTACCATGTGAAAATGACAAACCGAACTGCACTTTttcaagctgtgttttcaggacaTATCAGCGGCGTTCACCTCAGAACAGCAAACAGGAGACTCGCTCTGAGTTGAGGCTGATGCCATGAATTCATTTCTGCACTGCATCAAAATGCTGCAAGTACTGATAGGATACTATCCAACATGTGGAATTTGACTATCTCACAACAGTAGGCCTGTTATTTTGGTTATGACATGTGTGTTTAACAACCGTATTCGCAGCAAAATAACAGGAGGATCACAGCTATACTGTTATAGACGAGGAAATCCCgatttctgaaaaacaaaaggctTTTATGTCTTAGAAATTTACATCGCACTACTATTTTGTAATATGCGATACATGATATGTGAGCATTTTCACGATATACTTTCAAAtctatgtttgtttttcttggagtTGTTTAGTTACAGGTTATAGTGTTAATTTTACTGTTTGAAGCCAACTGATGTAAAAATTGGGTTGTACATGGctcctgaaataaaaaaaaagagtttgacaCATATGTCATGAACGAATTAGCTCTGTGTGTCGAGGTACTGTACGTTGAACTGAGGAACAACATTAATTTGTCAGAAGAGCTGTCACAATGCCAGAAGGCATTTCCCTGACAACTAAAACACAGGAGACAATTGAATTTACACTTTAAACGTCAAACAAACGTCACCCACCACCACGAGTGGTAAATGTTTGACAAAATATAATCACAGTTTTCACTGAATACACAGTGCTTCTTTTGTGCTCCACATTGCATGTCAGATTTCCGTCGCAGtctgtggaagcgccggctctCCTATAAACTCAGTTACCTGGATTGTGGTCTATGTTGGCCAGCAGCTCGAGGTGTGGTCTAAGGCTTGTGAGGTTGGCAGGgtctcctgtcctctgcagaACAATGGTCAGCTCCTGAACGCTCTTTGCGAAGGACTCTGGAGACTGCAACTGAGAAGCACGAATAAACAGATACAGATCAAACAGATCAAAAGTGAAAGTTCACACTTGAAGTGGGACCTGATGCTATTTCAATCGAACCTTGTCAATGATGGACTGCATATGTGACTTGTGGACCAGGTCTCCGTACAGCAGGGAGGACCACTGCTCGGGTGAGATCCGCAGGCCCGCCTCCATGGCGATATGGACGATCTGAGCGTCGTGCTCCCTCCTCAGGGCCTCGTATGTGCGaaactcctccttcagctgcatCAGCGACGAGTCCTCGTCCCGCTTTGTCACCTGTCAACAAACGAGGGGCGGGATAGACAAGCAAGAGAACAAATAAGGAGACCATCTGTAATAATGAGCAAATATGTACAATTTTTGCTCttcttatttatttcactttcactATCGataatttcactgtttttttttaaaaacgaGACACAATGTGTAATGCTCTGTATATGTAATCTGTATGTGGTGTCTTCAGACTCATGTACTCAAAACCAGATCACACAAAGGGAATCTCCCTTTCTCAGAATCTGCCCTATGAGTAATCATCACAAGACACCGACACACTCCCCACCGGCTACCGCTCACAAAGCTTCAAATCTAATTCAGCAGCATCCGTCCTCTGCATCAAACCCACCAGGTCTTCTTTGTTCCTGTGTGCTCATCTATCTTTTCTGCATCTGTGCTGCCTGTCTCTGTCCGGCGAGGCGGGGCAGCAAGAAGGGCAAATATAGACTGACATTACATCACGAGCAAATAGCTGGCATTTCTGCCCTGCCAGCGATGTCTGTAATCAGATAACAGGCACAGAAATACACGCAGCCACAAAAAATACATATCGACACAAGCCCACATCTTCATTACAGACATGGGATTCTAATGAAACCAGATGGTCCAGATTTAGGGAGTAGTGACTCTTGAATGGGAGACGGATTCATGTCTGAAAAGGGATTTTCTGAAActccttgtatttttttttttttttgttactacGGTAACAGGAAGCTGTTCCATAGCTGAGTATTACAGTTCTACATTTCTGTTCCACAGATTTGTATCAATGTTGTGTACAAGTGTAACAAACCACAATATATTAGTGAAGTAATTATATACGACCTTTGCCTATATATGACCTTTTTAGATGCAAAAACTGAGTTCAAAAAGCTGCTGTTTCCGTCTTATGTAACCTGGAagttcactgtgtgaacacacgCTGTGTTGTGTGTCCACGGTAGGTGTGTAGGTGTGCTTCTTCACATCATCGCACCTTGAAGCAGGACGCCCTGTAGAGCAGCTGCACCACGTGGCCGATGCTGGTTTTGGAGGCCTGCGGGAAGCGGGCCTCGAGCTTCTGGACTACAAACAACACCAAGACTTTCCTGGACAGGGCTGAACCATCCTCCAGAGCCAGCAAAACCAGCTTGAGTGCATCTTCTTGCATAGCTGAAAGGGAAACAGTCAAAGAGACAACAAAGGGTGGAGAAGATAGAGAGACGCCGGAGGACGGCACGAGAAGATGAAAAGGAAGTgaggagagaagacagagacagcagatTATACATACTGAAAGGTTATACACTGGTAAAACACAGTCTATGTTATATGCAACTGTATTTCAGGTAACTAGGTGTCCTCAGACGTGAAATAAACTCGTTCTGTTATCATGACGAGAAACATGTTCTCGATCAGAATCTGCCCTATGAGTAATCATCACAGGACACCCAGTACTGAGGAGAACGCTGATTAATCTCTTCTAAAAGTCAAGGTACAGTATGTTCACTatgtctgtcttttttattGACACATGCAGTAGAAAATGATTActtcagaatgaagaaaaaaaaaagttgaatgatACATTGAAACACCGCTGTGGGGCAGCACTTTTATAAATACTGGttcttaaaagtttttttttaattgatgtcTTCAAAAACAGCCCAATATAAATGTATCTCCTTTAATGCTCTTGTTAAACTCATTTAACGCTCACCAGGTCCCAGGAACTGGCAGCCGCGAGCCCTCACCGCTGCCCAGAGGTTGGCGGAGAGTTGCTGGGGATTCTGGTGCTGCAGAATGAGCTCCGTCACCGTCCGCTCTCCGAGAGACCGCCCCGCGCGCACCGCCCGCACGcggccttcctcctccaccagctggcAGTTTACTAAGGTCACCAGCTTCCTCTGCATGGGCCGACTGAGCACACTGGGACTCAAGGTCGCCACACCTGCGGTAAGTGACAGCTCTGGAGTTATGCTGCGAAGCTTAGCGACTTCAGTtggctttttatttctttttttttttttttttttttttttttttttagaatgacACCAAAATCAAGGACAAATACATGATGCTACACAAAAACAGCAGGTTGCAACAGTGTGTTAttgcaaaacattttcaaagctaCAAAAGGGATTTTCCTGATGACGTTACAcgccaaaaaaaataaaaaataactgaatCTGCCAACGCTACCAGGAAATTGGCtggaaaaacaactgaaactgTTGGTCCTTCGTCATGATTATCATCTTAAATACGCAGGGAGCTGAATTTCTCCTCCCCTTCAATAAAAGTACAGACACTTCCATCGTCAGGAGAGGTGTGAGAAGCTGCGAATGCCAAGTTGCGGCCCCCGCATCCTGGATATAAAGAGCTTCATTCTCCTTCACAAAACGAccaaatcaaaacacacacgtgtgtgtgtatgtgtgtgtgtcacacaagGACTTTACCTTTTGCCCCGCTGATCGGTTTCAGGTAGAGAGCCAGCTCTTCTACGCATACCCTGCAGACCTCGTAGTGTTCAACCTCTGCAGCGCTGCTCAGGCTCACGGGCTGCCCGTCTGGGAcctaacatgaaaacacacacacacacacacacacacacacacacacacacacacacacacacacacacattaggaGGACAACAAATTTTAGCTTCCTGGTTGTAAGACACATCGACGGACAAGGCTTTCTCTGCCTGTCTCACCTGTGCTCCAACCAGCTGGAGCAGGGCGCAGTTGACTGGCAGGAGGTCGATGTCGGTGCTGATTGGTGTTTGATCGAAGGGGCAAGCCTTGCGGTGCAATTTGTGGAGGCAGGTCTTACACACCGTGTGGGAGCATCCCAGACTGATGGGCTGGTGACCGCTGCTGTCAAACTCATTATAGCAGATGGGACAGGACAGGAACTCTGTCCACTGGGCCGCCTGCACCGGCATCCTGCCGCCACGCCACTGACAGAGGGGTCGGCGGGTTCAGGGGGAATGCATGTCAATACGTCCTGTCGACAGCACCTGCTCGCCACTGCCAACAGACTCTGTGAGGACGTGAAAGAACACGGTATATTTAACATTTCTGCCCTGaaagaaaatgtataaaatgcTCCATAAAGTTGTATTACTCAGTTTCATTTCTTCATCAAAATGTTGAACTTCACAAAATAGCTCTTATTACCGACTAAAATAATGTCATGAATAATGTTGCTCTCACTTCTGCTTCTTTAAGAATTCACGCTATTTTTTGAAGGGTCTAATTCAAAAAGGCCTTTTCTTTCAAATACACTGCATCTGCCAACATCACTGCCTGTAATTTAGCCCCAGCATCATGGCCGTGCCAGCTGCTGTTGTGCCTGCAGAAGATCGTTCAGGAAGAGCCGCTCCTACCATCAGCCAAACGTTTGCAGCAGCCTGAGACCTGAACACTTCCTCAAATGAGTTCCTAAAACATGTGTTCCGCCTCGTTCACTGACACTCTGATTGTATTTAACATAAAATACATAACGGGTCCCATTAATGCTGCTTCAATTGTGAAGGACTGGATATAATGTACCTCGAGCTTAATGtagattttcattttaaattatgtcactaaatgctgaaaaaatatatttttattcaatggGACCCTCCAGGTGTTTTTTTGACAGCACAGATTAACTAAATGTACAACATGACAGTATATTATAAATTGAATAACTACTTTTAATCAACTACGTTGTAAATTATGTGTAGTACTGGATATACAAACTGTTCCAAACAGCATGTTGTAGGAATTTTCTAATGAAACAGTTTCTTTCACAAACTTCTGATGATGAAGCGCCGTTAACGCTGATCCTCCTCGAGCCTTATCGGCAACAAACAATGCTTCCACTCAGCACCGAGGCAGACGTCAGCTTTGTAATGTCATAAATTCATTCGATCTAATGCGAGCAATGAAAGCAGGCGGCAATAAATTCCTAAAATGAACTGCACTAAAAGGACACTCCTTGCTGTTTCAAATCCAACCGTCTTTTTTGTTCatccacccaaaacacaacaagtcAGTGACACGCATAATAAACACAGTGTGTGACACAAATGCAGAAGGCCCTCTTCAGATCaaggaaacacatttatgatTTCACAACTTAAAATGTAGTACAGAGACGGAAGCCTGAAGGTTAATGATCAATCATGCAGAATGCTTTTGGCCTCCTCTTGGCACTTTATAATACCTTCCCATATCAAACAAAGGCTGAGTTCAAGTTCAACCCCAACAATAGAAAAGCAATTCAGATGGCAGacaactgataaacacacacagccatgctggtgtgggtgtgtgtttttggaaaaCACTATATTGTAATATTAACTTGTCTTTAGTGCACAAAATGTATCAGTAGCAACAAATGGAGATTTATGAAATGAAAAGGATGTATAGAGCAAAAgaacagttgtgtttttattgcttatGGATCCCAGCAGTAACAATCATCTTATCACGTGAAAAGAACAGGAAGTCTTGCACTAATGTGAGACAAAGCATGTGCAGCCTGAGTTGGGGCGAAATGTGGTTTTAACTCCGGGTGGGAGGTTGGAAGACACTCATCCTTACACGCTGCTGCAGCACCATCCTGCCTGTTGGTGGAGGCAGCATAAATCACTAATATATCAAGCCGTGCTCATCCTTGATTCTCTTTCATTGTGCACTTTCAAATGTTCCACTTTGAGTCACGTCTGACAACACGTCATGCCAGGGAAAAGTGCATCTTCTTGCATAAGAGCCCAGTTGGCCCAGGTACTGACCTCCCATCTCCCATCTGGTTTATCACTCCATTAACCAAAAGCAAACATCGTTAAAAATatacacaaacatacaaaaacgAGAAATACGCCAGCCTCCCGACTACATTATATAAAATGGTGAGGACAGTGTGTACAGACAGCGCGCACCTGTTGCTTTCATAGACTGTTACATCTGTTCAAACTGCTCACCAAAATAACAGCTGGTACCCTCAGGGAACAGGTGCCAGGAAGAATGTGTCTCGAGTGGGCTTAGAGACGCAGGCAAATAACTTTAAATGAGAGAGAATTGATTGGGTTTCTATTTGCTCACTACACCAGTTTGGAAAAAGCGCAGAAAACAGTCTGCGGGATTTTTTTGTGGTCTGTTCAGAGATGTCTGCTCTGCATGAGaaagtaaaacacattaaaatagaTGTAATATGTGTTATTTTTAAGATTTAAagtttataataataaaacaaatatcCACACTGCAAGTCCGGAAGGACTACGTGCATTACGCACGTGTTTTGACGCGCGTAAAAATCACATTCACCAAAACCAGCGAGAAAGAAATCGCACATCATCCACCAAGGAACACACGAGGTATTCTGTCGTTATAAAGCCAGTTTTACGCACCTTCCGCGCCACCCGCTCCTCGCATGGCGCGCGCTGGCTCCTCGGCCGCGTGGACAGCAGCGCTCTCTCCTCGCGCGTCATATTTCCTTTAGCGCCGAACCCAAATATAACACCGTTTATTGAAGCCCGCAAAGCAGCGCCGAACCCGCGTCCGGGGCAGGATGAAGTAACACCCATGTGATGGCGCGGGGCTCGcgggggtggtggagggggcttTCAGAAACGAAAGCGGTGGGGAGGCTCTACCTTTTGCGCGCGAGACGGATAACCTCTTCTCCCTGTGTTCGCAGAACTACGGAGTGGCGCACACTGTGGGGGCAACTGTTGGCCTTGATTCACGGGCTCTTAGTCACGTTGACGGCCACCTGTTCCTCTATGAACAACTGCTACTGCCAGATTTTTAGAGtccctgacagaaaaaaaaaaaaagtggtctgGTTTAAATGCTGTAATCCTGTCTGCCTCTCAGCGCAGGACTAACTTCTGCACAGGCTGCTGAATACAAACCCACACTGTCACACCAGTATTAGATTTATACATGCATGAGTGCCTCGCATCACAAGGGGTGCACAAAATATCATGATGCACACGAGACTTCCATTACTTGCAGGAATGGCCCACTTAGGTATTTAGGCAAGCATGCAAGCAGAAAAAGTCCCCATGCTTGAGAATGCCCCGGGTCTTGTGACAGGAGAAGTGGGCGTACTGTTACAGCAGATTACTACTTCCTCATAAAGGCCATCCCCTTTCActgattatttttgaaaaaaggaaatcaaTTTATGCATAAATAGATTAGAGTTCTGATACACTGCAGCATTAAAAGGTCagttaatggaaaaaaaaatcacatgtttATTTACATGGTTAAAGATTTCCTCAGAACAGAACTGGTTGATTCAAGATTCTTTGAATGCTTATGCAACTCAAGACACTTAATATTTTCAAAtgctctgttgttttctgatgTCTTGCTTTGATTCtatgattttaatgtaatttagtttctttttctttgtgtacCACTTTGAAATGCCTTATATATAAATGATGCGACACAAATAAACTTGCCTTGCTGAATATCTGtccaaaaaataagaaatagtTTCTGAATATATCATGCAGGtattcaaaacaaaaattatATCAAGCGAACAGAAAGAGTACTTTTCCCtgttaattggaaaaaaatgagcCATTACTATATAGTCCCAGTGTATCCCTGTTAATAGGACACACAACTGGCTCCTTTACACTGATGTAAGTAACAGTTGCTCTTTTTTCTCATTCGAAGTTTTGAAGAGTTGAAATACTAACTAGACCTGTGTCTGATCACTTTACATCAGGTCGTTTTAAGAATGAACAAATTCTACTAATACTGACTACACACTCTAAGAAATAATGCAACAGCTCAGCTTAATTCAATTAAAGTAACAATTTGC is from Salarias fasciatus chromosome 7 unlocalized genomic scaffold, fSalaFa1.1 super_scaffold_4, whole genome shotgun sequence and encodes:
- the rc3h2 gene encoding roquin-2 isoform X1, which codes for MPVQAAQWTEFLSCPICYNEFDSSGHQPISLGCSHTVCKTCLHKLHRKACPFDQTPISTDIDLLPVNCALLQLVGAQVPDGQPVSLSSAAEVEHYEVCRVCVEELALYLKPISGAKGVATLSPSVLSRPMQRKLVTLVNCQLVEEEGRVRAVRAGRSLGERTVTELILQHQNPQQLSANLWAAVRARGCQFLGPAMQEDALKLVLLALEDGSALSRKVLVLFVVQKLEARFPQASKTSIGHVVQLLYRASCFKVTKRDEDSSLMQLKEEFRTYEALRREHDAQIVHIAMEAGLRISPEQWSSLLYGDLVHKSHMQSIIDKLQSPESFAKSVQELTIVLQRTGDPANLTSLRPHLELLANIDHNPDVPTPSWEELESVMLAVKLVVHGLVEFIQNFSKKNHDTPQPQANSKYKTSMCRDLRQQGGCPRGTNCTFAHTQDELEKFRLRNKKSSSAGRTFPLAPGVMNKTFNMEGSIHTDASGPVPKGTGESTASMKDGVPGLTHPQLISRGADMLEDMKRAVPNGNSGVNGSNGLSGCNRTTAGSTEQKAISPPRTPVSHSAAASPLTAVGRADGGASIPKHGQFILRAPHPSQASELYYQEPHSPYDAAHYQPTSGSFYPSTLHPPHKPCMARFLRSSNVPESSLPPSLGPPPSSYPNDPQAPHPPSSSSSSGYPPHPPRDRMGPPAFHPHPGQPQYGPLAPAHGVYAPLYDSRRVWRPQLYHREDARSNSLPPEVLHSSVYQPPLRERFNSLDSNYCSGAEHRAGLHREYGRVPLGYEDLFRRKQEQWAHHHHHHNTNRPSQSSSIFTIDFGTEHVESGGSQCVGCRFRGEDSFAHYSPWSCGTIGPCLSPFEPETLTHTSAHSCSEHSELDSNEGGGDGVSGGGVGKRWLHSLDHYRRMKDEDPIIPFSEGPIISKWGAISRASRTGYHTTDPVQATACQGRASTTPINFKDYNPHMDQSDYRWSSRGSDSSSHSSFLESEQLCASEMHTCRTSLGGGEKMVSDLQGHQTAFSRDQERIESEPDPDRDIELELCALDMEDSDHQEIKSQESLDLAASQSQDSSHLLSPACSSPLLSPPVEEHSHSEGLSAEKMDAHLLKKMAFRKSLSPGGLVSGGLGIGKLVLRTGPPRLGEASTLARPETPGTEMLLNGS
- the rc3h2 gene encoding roquin-2 isoform X2, giving the protein MPVQAAQWTEFLSCPICYNEFDSSGHQPISLGCSHTVCKTCLHKLHRKACPFDQTPISTDIDLLPVNCALLQLVGAQVPDGQPVSLSSAAEVEHYEVCRVCVEELALYLKPISGAKGVATLSPSVLSRPMQRKLVTLVNCQLVEEEGRVRAVRAGRSLGERTVTELILQHQNPQQLSANLWAAVRARGCQFLGPAMQEDALKLVLLALEDGSALSRKVLVLFVVQKLEARFPQASKTSIGHVVQLLYRASCFKVTKRDEDSSLMQLKEEFRTYEALRREHDAQIVHIAMEAGLRISPEQWSSLLYGDLVHKSHMQSIIDKLQSPESFAKSVQELTIVLQRTGDPANLTSLRPHLELLANIDHNPDVPTPSWEELESVMLAVKLVVHGLVEFIQNFSKKNHDTPQPQANSKYKTSMCRDLRQQGGCPRGTNCTFAHTQDELEKFRLRNKKSSSAGRTFPLAPGVMNKTFNMEGSIHTDASGPVPKGTGESTASMKDGVPGLTHPQLISRGADMLEDMKRAVPNGNSGVNGSNGLSGCNRTTAGSTEQKAISPPRTPVSHSAAASPLTAVGRADGGASIPKHGQFILRAPHPSQASELYYQEPHSPYDAAHYQPTCSFYPSTLHPPHKPCMARFLRSSNVPESSLPPSLGPPPSSYPNDPQAPHPPSSSSSSGYPPHPPRDRMGPPAFHPHPGQPQYGPLAPAHGVYAPLYDSRRVWRPQLYHREDARSNSLPPEVLHSSVYQPPLRERFNSLDSNYCSGAEHRAGLHREYGRVPLGYEDLFRRKQEQWAHHHHHHNTNRPSQSSSIFTIDFGTEHVESGGSQCVGCRFRGEDSFAHYSPWSCGTIGPCLSPFEPETLTHTSAHSCSEHSELDSNEGGGDGVSGGGVGKRWLHSLDHYRRMKDEDPIIPFSEGPIISKWGAISRASRTGYHTTDPVQATACQGRASTTPINFKDYNPHMDQSDYRWSSRGSDSSSHSSFLESEQLCASEMHTCRTSLGGGEKMVSDLQGHQTAFSRDQERIESEPDPDRDIELELCALDMEDSDHQEIKSQESLDLAASQSQDSSHLLSPACSSPLLSPPVEEHSHSEGLSAEKMDAHLLKKMAFRKSLSPGGLVSGGLGIGKLVLRTGPPRLGEASTLARPETPGTEMLLNGS
- the rc3h2 gene encoding roquin-2 isoform X3, whose protein sequence is MPVQAAQWTEFLSCPICYNEFDSSGHQPISLGCSHTVCKTCLHKLHRKACPFDQTPISTDIDLLPVNCALLQLVGAQVPDGQPVSLSSAAEVEHYEVCRVCVEELALYLKPISGAKGVATLSPSVLSRPMQRKLVTLVNCQLVEEEGRVRAVRAGRSLGERTVTELILQHQNPQQLSANLWAAVRARGCQFLGPAMQEDALKLVLLALEDGSALSRKVLVLFVVQKLEARFPQASKTSIGHVVQLLYRASCFKVTKRDEDSSLMQLKEEFRTYEALRREHDAQIVHIAMEAGLRISPEQWSSLLYGDLVHKSHMQSIIDKLQSPESFAKSVQELTIVLQRTGDPANLTSLRPHLELLANIDHNPDVPTPSWEELESVMLAVKLVVHGLVEFIQNFSKKNHDTPQPQANSKYKTSMCRDLRQQGGCPRGTNCTFAHTQDELEKFRLRNKKSSSAGRTFPLAPGVMNKTFNMEGSIHTDASGPVPKGTGESTASMKDGVPGLTHPQLISRGADMLEDMKRAVPNGNSGVNGSNGLSGCNRTTAGSTEQKAISPPRTPVSHSAAASPLTAVGRADGGASIPKHGQFILRAPHPSQASELYYQEPHSPYDAAHYQPTSGSFYPSTLHPPHKPCMARFLRSSNVPESSLPPSLGPPPSSYPNDPQAPHPPSSSSSSGYPPHPPRDRMGPPAFHPHPGQPQYGPLAPAHGVYAPLYDSRRVWRPQLYHREDARSNSLPPEVLHSSVYQPPLRERFNSLDSNYCSGAEHRAGLHREYGRVPLGYEDLFRRKQEQWAHHHHHHNTNRPSQSSSIFTIDFGTEHVESGGSQCVGCRFRGEDSFAHYSPWSCGTIGPCLSPFEPETLTHTSAHSCSEHSELDSNEGGGDGVSGGGVGKRWLHSLDHYRRMKDEDPIIPFSEGPIISKWGAISRASRTGYHTTDPVQATACQDYNPHMDQSDYRWSSRGSDSSSHSSFLESEQLCASEMHTCRTSLGGGEKMVSDLQGHQTAFSRDQERIESEPDPDRDIELELCALDMEDSDHQEIKSQESLDLAASQSQDSSHLLSPACSSPLLSPPVEEHSHSEGLSAEKMDAHLLKKMAFRKSLSPGGLVSGGLGIGKLVLRTGPPRLGEASTLARPETPGTEMLLNGS